The nucleotide sequence CGCTGAAACCGCGGGCCGTGATCTGGAGGAGGTTGACATTATTTTCGCCAAGGCCCATGTCGAGGGCAAGTGGGCCTACCAGGTCGCCAATGAGTTGCCCAAGCTCAATTCGGAGCAGATTGCCCAGATGTCGAATGACCTGGGCTTGAGTTTGCCGGATGCGGGCGTCAACTACAATGCTGAAAAGGCCGAGATCGCCATCACCAGCAACGACAGCCAGGAGAAGCAGGTCTCTGACTAGATAACTTATTCTATACCAACAGAACAGCGGCCATGTACAGTCGGGTCGTTTGGAGTTTAATTTTAACGACGGAAAGAAGGGGCTCGCGGCGGGGGGTGCCACTGATAGATGTAAATTAGTGTCTTGATCCTCGCGCTATTCTTAATTGACTATTTTCATTTTAATCTGTACGTACAAGAATGACACTGTTAATTCATTTTCTTCTATCACATCACGGTATGGCTGGTGCCCGATCTACTCAACACTCCGCGGCTAGATTCGCGCATTTCCAGTGTTCTCTACACTCTGATTTCCAATGGCAAACTTCACTGCGGCTCTCATAACATCCTGCGGCGCATCCCTGCCTGTCCAGAGCTCCGACTGTCCAAACGCTTGTTGCAGGAGTACCTCGAGTCCATCGGCCGTCATCCATTCACTGTGCGCCCTGGCGACTGAAAGCAACTTTGTGATCGGCGGCTTGTACGACATCTCAATGCACAGCCCTTTCGGCTTTCGAAATAGGTCAACGAACGCTGATCGCGGCAGCACTTCGCCGGGAATGGTGCCGATGATAATATCAGGGGCCTCTATGATTTCCGATTGGTGCGCTACAGCCGTAACGCTGCACATATCCCGAAAATCGATAGCAATTTTACGAGCTTTGTCGACCGTTCGGTTCCAAACGTAAATTTGTTTCATCCTCGCCTGGACCAAAGCGTAGACAGCTGCTCTAGCCGCCCCACCGGCGCCAATAACAAGTCCGACAGGTGCTTGCGAGGATGCGAACGGCGCATATCCAACGACAATGGAGTACAAGCCAGTCCAATCGGTGTTATCTCCATAAATTGTTCGAACTCCGGTGTCGTCCCTGCGCGCAACAAGGGTGTTTATGGCACCAATTTTCATAGCCGCATCTGATGTGTCATTGCAATAGTGGCCGACGCTGAGTTTGTGCGGCATGGTGACACTAGCGCCTCCGAATTCGTTGTCGATGATTAGGTGCTCCACGTCGCTGAGCCTTGCACAGTCTCGGATGTCGTAGTGATGGGAGAGTCCGAGGGCCGCAAATGCCGTATTGTGTATGACTGGGGAGA is from Aspergillus chevalieri M1 DNA, chromosome 8, nearly complete sequence and encodes:
- a CDS encoding uncharacterized protein (COG:E;~EggNog:ENOG410Q0BE;~InterPro:IPR006151,IPR036291,IPR013708,IPR041121;~PFAM:PF08501,PF18317;~go_function: GO:0004764 - shikimate 3-dehydrogenase (NADP+) activity [Evidence IEA];~go_process: GO:0055114 - oxidation-reduction process [Evidence IEA]), which gives rise to MHFHIFGQSISQSLSPVIHNTAFAALGLSHHYDIRDCARLSDVEHLIIDNEFGGASVTMPHKLSVGHYCNDTSDAAMKIGAINTLVARRDDTGVRTIYGDNTDWTGLYSIVVGYAPFASSQAPVGLVIGAGGAARAAVYALVQARMKQIYVWNRTVDKARKIAIDFRDMCSVTAVAHQSEIIEAPDIIIGTIPGEVLPRSAFVDLFRKPKGLCIEMSYKPPITKLLSVARAHSEWMTADGLEVLLQQAFGQSELWTGRDAPQDVMRAAVKFAIGNQSVENTGNARI